One part of the Aurantibacillus circumpalustris genome encodes these proteins:
- a CDS encoding ABC transporter permease — protein sequence MNLKLSFDISRSLLLARWRQTLVAAIGVTFSIAMFITLLSFMTGLNQLLDGLILNRTPHIRLYKEVKPSAKQPVELSESFSGTHNFIRSVKPKDEQLQIRNSAIILKTLREDKRVLGIAPKISCQLFYNLGAVDLPGTVSGIDPEAENRLFKFSEYVTEGRYIDLKNIPNSIILGKAAAEKMLAQMGDIVQVTTSRGERFQLKVVGYFQSGLQELDKIQSYVSVTTAQKLLGEPNSYITDIQVKLKDILNARAMALEYSQLFDVEALDINTANSQFETGTFIRTLISYVVGITLLVVAGFGIYNILNMMIYEKMDTIAILKATGFSGKNVKAIFISIALTIGIFGGVLGLLLGLGASALIDLVPFNTEALPTIKTYPVNYNPAFYIIGGIFSVVTTYFAGYFPSRKASKVDPVVIIRGK from the coding sequence ATGAACCTAAAACTAAGCTTCGATATTTCCCGTTCATTGTTATTAGCCCGGTGGCGTCAAACTTTGGTGGCCGCTATTGGCGTAACATTCAGCATCGCAATGTTTATTACACTTCTGAGTTTTATGACTGGATTAAATCAGTTACTGGATGGACTTATACTGAACCGGACACCACACATCCGACTATACAAGGAAGTAAAGCCGTCAGCAAAGCAACCGGTTGAATTATCCGAGTCCTTTTCAGGTACTCATAATTTTATCCGTTCTGTAAAACCTAAAGACGAACAACTTCAGATAAGGAATAGCGCTATCATTCTGAAAACACTGCGCGAAGATAAACGTGTGTTGGGAATTGCCCCAAAAATTAGCTGTCAACTATTCTACAACCTTGGCGCTGTTGACTTACCAGGCACTGTAAGCGGTATTGACCCAGAGGCCGAGAACCGACTTTTTAAATTCAGTGAGTACGTTACCGAAGGCAGGTACATTGATTTGAAAAACATCCCCAACAGTATTATTCTTGGGAAAGCTGCCGCCGAAAAAATGCTCGCGCAGATGGGAGATATCGTTCAGGTGACGACTTCACGCGGTGAACGTTTTCAATTAAAAGTGGTTGGCTATTTTCAATCGGGACTACAAGAGCTAGATAAAATACAGAGTTATGTATCTGTTACCACTGCACAAAAACTATTAGGCGAACCAAACAGTTATATCACCGACATACAGGTGAAGCTGAAGGATATTTTAAACGCGCGGGCAATGGCTCTAGAATACAGTCAGCTGTTTGATGTGGAAGCGCTTGATATTAATACGGCGAACTCACAATTTGAAACTGGCACATTTATCCGCACATTGATTTCTTATGTGGTAGGCATTACCTTACTGGTTGTCGCTGGCTTTGGCATTTATAATATTCTTAATATGATGATCTATGAAAAGATGGATACTATTGCTATTTTAAAAGCAACTGGTTTCTCTGGTAAAAACGTAAAAGCAATTTTTATTAGCATTGCTTTGACTATTGGTATTTTTGGTGGTGTGCTGGGATTGTTGCTGGGACTTGGTGCGTCGGCATTAATTGATCTTGTGCCATTTAATACAGAAGCACTTCCTACAATAAAAACATATCCTGTTAATTATAATCCTGCGTTTTATATTATTGGTGGAATTTTTTCAGTGGTCACAACTTATTTCGCGGGTTACTTTCCATCGCGCAAGGCAAGTAAGGTAGATCCCGTTGTTATTATCAGAGGAAAATAA
- a CDS encoding ABC transporter ATP-binding protein has product MDNRVLEAVNISKEFHDPVTVSVLKDINFSIDKGEFASVIGKSGCGKSTLLYILSTMDTDFKGDLKIDGVSMVNKKEEELARVRNEKIGFVFQFHYLLNEFSVLKNVMLPGLKLAIYSEKEIEHRAYEKLKVLGIESEALKFPNQLSGGQKQRVAIARALINNPLIIMGDEPTGNLDKKNSEIVFHIFEELTVEYKQSLLIVTHDTDFANRTKRIIEMEDGKIIKQ; this is encoded by the coding sequence ATGGACAACAGAGTACTTGAGGCAGTTAATATCAGTAAGGAGTTTCACGACCCGGTAACCGTGTCAGTTTTAAAGGATATTAATTTTTCAATTGATAAAGGTGAATTTGCATCTGTGATTGGAAAATCCGGATGTGGAAAATCGACCTTGCTTTATATTCTTTCAACAATGGATACAGATTTTAAAGGCGACTTGAAAATAGACGGCGTGAGTATGGTGAATAAAAAAGAAGAAGAGCTGGCAAGAGTGCGGAATGAAAAAATTGGTTTTGTTTTTCAATTCCATTATTTACTGAACGAATTCAGTGTTCTTAAGAATGTAATGTTGCCGGGTTTAAAACTTGCTATTTACTCAGAAAAAGAAATAGAACACAGGGCTTACGAAAAGTTAAAAGTACTTGGCATTGAAAGCGAAGCGTTGAAATTCCCGAACCAACTTTCGGGTGGACAAAAACAGCGGGTTGCCATTGCCAGAGCCCTCATTAACAACCCACTTATTATTATGGGTGATGAGCCAACTGGTAACCTCGACAAAAAGAACAGTGAAATTGTGTTTCACATTTTTGAAGAACTGACTGTCGAATACAAACAATCGCTTTTAATTGTAACGCATGACACCGATTTTGCAAACCGCACTAAGCGCATCATTGAAATGGAGGACGGAAAAA